TAAAGAGTGATGAAGCTTGTTGCTGTGCTGTAGAGACAGTGATAGCCTGGGAGTGTCTGGCTGGTGCCTGGTGTAGCCCCGCCCGCTGCTCCACCCGGTGGCGGATGGTGTGTAGGGTCTGCCGAGAACCCTGCGCAACTCCACGGGCCAGCTAACATGGGAGAGAAAGGTGGGGAATTTGGGTTGTTACTTTCACTTCCATTAatcaattttacaaaattaacaaAGAATGGGATGATACGAAATACGTTGCGTGATGCGTGGTTTGCCACTATTTGGTTGTCTGGAACTGATGTAATGTTAATTACTACTATGACGAGGAAAGTTATCATAGAACGCCTTTGGGATTTCCTTTACAAATGGTAATGTTATATACAAGGTTATATACAAGTTCTCATATACAATTTTCTAGCCTTGGGTGGGTGTTTCTGCTTGTTATCTTTTGCATGTCCACCTTCAGACATGTAAAATTTAAACTTTAAGATAAAAGCAGAAATACCCACCCATGTAATGTTATGTCTCCTGGGCTAAATTGTATCCATTATTATATATAAGTAGTATAAGTCTTCCAGGGGTTTGGTCAATGCTTAATGACATGTAACTGAATTTTGATTTTGTATACTATATGGGTCAAGTGCTaattagatgacgtcataaatcaAATATTTAATATTTTGACAGATGTAGTTTGGTTTTAACGTTACAGAAAGGTGGTATATATTCTCACCTCTTAACCCAACTCTCATGCTACATGATTAAACAAAACTTAAGCACCCATGATAATGAGTAATGTTCGTTACCTGTACAGCCCGTTCCACCAAGTTCTTCACGCCCATCAGCCTCTCCTTCCCCATCCCCGGCTGGGCCCACAAAACAGGCCCGAGCTTCCCCGCAAGGAAGCTCGAAACCTCGGAGACAGGCACTTTGGCTTCTTAGTTCTTCCTGCTACGTCAAAAAATATACGGTGAAGCCGTGGAGCCCCCGAGGGGCCCAAGAAAACGGCCCAACAACGACAAGACGACCTTCCTACGCAGTTTGAGTTGTTTGGGTCTCAAAATAGAGATGACGTGTGGAAGAAAGGTCAGAATGAAGGCGACAGAACGATGCTTAAGAATCTATAAAAAATGCATAGTTCATTAAAAGGtgtaacatatatacatattaataataaatatataaaacataAATTTTGGTcgtattttgtaacatttatccACTAATATAACTTTAAAACTTCATCGTTTTCACATTGTTTGCCTATCGCCTTCAGACTAGTGCATTCATCTTAATCGGGGTGCAATTTAAAATACTAACCGTAAACATGGGCCTTTAATTTAAAATCTAGCAACGTATTTTACAAAATAATTAAAGATTTACACATTTCTGTCTATTGTAGTTATTGTTAGTATCTTAGACTCATTTTATTTTACCACAATGAAATCTAATCTACTCCCCACTTTTATAAATGGACATTTCCTTCAACCTCTGAACTTTTCACAATTTGAAAACTTAGTTTGCGGTACCGGTGTGTTGATTTTGTATCAGAAATTCACTGCTTTATGATCGATAATTATGGATATGAGTGGAGAAGGACAGGGCGAAGAGAAATCATTGTACGGCGGGGCGATGTGCGCTTTCCTACCGCCGGACGCAAAGGATGTTAGGTTGGTGATATGATTTTGCAGGGTAGATCGttgaaaggggaggggggcctaGTAGTAGTTCAATCTCGAACATGCAGGGGTACGTATGTTTATGTGTCTATTTTGTATATATGGAAAATCTGCATCTGCATGGTAATACCCCCAAATGGCCCCGcgtaaagaagaaaagaagagtATTTCTGACTTACTAGAAATACCTAAAACGTACCTGAGCACCATCTTCAGGAAAGAAGGCATTCAGACCTGTACTTACTAGTAGTATTACGTAGAATCCTCTTGCATGTCTTAACTTGATATACACTGTTATTACTTAGCTTACTACGGGACATACCAGACAACCAGGAGGTTTTCAGCCATGCCTGCACCGATCAAAGCTTCATAATCGAGATTGTGGAGTTCCAGCAAGTTCCAGATCAGCAGGCTGCAAAGTAAGACCACAACTGTGACCAGTATTGTTTTTGCTATATTAAGCAAACCTGAATGTAAAAGCTATTGAGAAAAGAGAAAATGTGCTAATTTCTTTCCTAAGTTTagaagaatttttattcagaaaTGACATTTCCTTTATCTGAGAAATTGACACTTTTGCCATTTATACAAATTTCCCATGGTCACAAATTTACAATTTCCATTATCCATGTCAATCTCTTGGTGTCCATTCCATCTAGTTTGAACAATAAATGACTTGGCATGGGCATCCCATCTCATACTTTATTAATTCACTTAAATTCCTTTTAGATCTCTGAGAAGATTTTTCATTTACCAATGTAAttaaattaaagaaaaagaCAAGTTTCATTCTAGTATTTCTACCATTAGTACTAGCTATAGCAGGTAACTCATGTTGTGAATTACAATATCATCTCTGCCACTGTAGGTACCATTTTGAAGATATTGCATCCAGTAACGAGGCTGTAGGACCAGACAACTGTCAGGTAGAGTGTGTGGAACAGATCCCTCTGGACCAGACAGGCATGCATCagtgagtgtttgtttgtttgtttgtatctttgCTTCCATTCACTTTGTTGTATTGATAGTATGAATGTCGGAcccagtcaactcggcccatctgCCAGGACAACTCGGACCATCCCCCCTGGACAGCtcataattgatttttttttcgaaaatgtaatccccaacactagtcttatatgtatatagtctgaaatgagaaaactgtaggttggattgtgtaattcatcggAACTTTTCGGCGTTCCATGCGGCGCAcataaggtcgttgaccccgaaatacgcagcgtgTGTAGACAcgtggatatgtgtgaggcgcttctaatagaggacagtagtaaactttatcattacttgctcttcggaatagctttagacaaataagatgtgggtATTGATCGGAGTAtgagtcattcttgttgaagattaattgcaaATTAAGCacatatgatactagatcaaaggaccgccactCTGTATGACCAGGaaacttctgacgttctgtactggGCATGGGGGACGTTCTATTAGTAGCAGCTGGGGACAATctttataatactagtacaaatataacgttaccaagaaatgtcaaattaacttttttttcaaaagataggTAATTTGGTCCAACTGGTACATGGGGgaggtccgagttgaccagggggtggtccgagttgaccagattttcaatgggccgagttagtaatggtccgagtcgtcctgaTTCCTGTAAGTATTATGGCAAGTAGGTACCCATGTGTGCTGTATCTGGAATGGATGCTACGGAAAATAAAGCTAAGATGGATAGAAGTATTAACTATTAACAATTGCAGGGACTTTATTTATGGACAAAATTCTTGGTAAGTACAACTTACATGCTGTTGTCAAACTCCCAACTTGATTACCGTGTCAATTTTGATAGTCAAATATCCAAATGGCTGTCAATTATATGCTCCAGCTTGATTCAGGCTTTTAGCCTACAATGCAGTCTTAGTTTCTGTCATTCAGAAACATTGGAAAGATATTCATTTAAATATTGCCCACACTCAGCCAATCCAAACGTCAAACAAGACAGTCTCATCCCTAGGCCTTGTTCTACAATATCCCGCTAAGCAAAACACAGTACAGACAAATGTCCTTTTTTCCACGAATTGTATCTGAGTGGAACTTGCTTCCTGCAGAGATGGTGACTGCCCCATCCCTGGAATCCATCAGGGATAAGGTGACATGTGTACACTAACAGTTACAGTAGACCCCCAATCAAGACCTACCATTACCTGAAACTACAAGAGACAACCATCTGTACCAGCACTACTGATAAGTGTGGCggaaacatcaacaagatgatggtGCATGTGGTCACATAAACACAAAGAAGAGAGACACGTACTTATCTTTTCTAATGCTGATAGCCAAAAACAAATCTGGGCCTTCAAATAATTGCAAATCAGTGCATATTCATCCTGCCAGCAATGCTGTTCATCATATATAGCATACCAACATAGTCCAAAATTCAAATTGTACAATCAGCTCTTTTCATATGCAACTAAAATTTATTGTAAATGCTTATCTGATGATTATACTTTATCCCCAGATGCAGCACAGCCTGGCTGCTATCAGGAAAACAGGAGGTCACAAAGTTCAATGAAGGAGTGAGTCAGCTGTGTTGTCTTTTTGGCATGTACACATGATGTACTtgaaactagttcaataattcTTTCACATTATTAACTAAAAAGTGCTATGCTTTTGAATAGAGGTGACTTGTCTATTTTATTCACCAAGCATTAACAGCAATAGCCAGGAATGGGTCAGGTATTGCACTGTAGttgttcagcatcaaggacaggaaTTGTTCATTTgctcattcagcaccaaggacaggaattcTCACTTTCATGTCTCTCTCATGTCAAAGTTCACCTTAAAGCTTGAAGTACATTTGATAGTCATTCAGTAGCATTGAAGCAACATAGGTGAAATAATTTTTTGGGGCAAGGATTATTTAAGTGTCTTTTATTTATATATTAAACACGTGATGAAATTGTCTGATTTTGTCACACCTATTTGTTAGGTGGAAGCCAGGAACTGTGTGAACATCTACCTGGCCCTGTTTAGACTACCCCAGCATGGAACAGACATACTTATCACCTTTAATGACCCTACACAAATTAGGTAAGTAGGACAATTCATCAACAATCTTGCACACAAATTTTCTCATATACACCCATACACAAGTTATGAAGTTCTGATTGATAGTCCTCTATTGTCTATTGTGGAGTTGATTATGATTTCCTTTTGTCAACATTGCATATGATTCTACTGCTTTCTTAATAAGTTTGATTTTTAATGATAAGACTTCTAGTATGTTAGTGTCCATTCATGTAGTTCCAAATGTGACAACATATAATGTGTTAATTGATTATTGGCAAAATACCTTTGCTCCTTTAAAACTGCCACCTGCTTGATCTGGTCTGTGCTGAAAAGGTACACCAAGGTGTCATTAAGTCTTGAAGAAGCCACAGGTCTGGATTTCAGGTTGATTGAAAATTCTAAATTATGAGCTGTGAGTGTGAGGCACAATATGTACTCTAAGGGATGATTGCAGTGAAAAGATACTGGTGACTTAGCTAAGGACACATGGCCTCCCTCAGtcagtattgaccatggtaaaatcctaattgatatcagctcTTCTGCTATGGCTAAACAGTACTatatgagaatgacagtctctgtcaCTGATAGTCTCTgtcacatagggcacatctgtaggctgactcaggtctgttgtgaTGTTCTTTTcacaggatccgcttttctttcttcacatcAGTCTAGCTTTTGATTGTAGCTGCCTGGATAGTATGAATCTCCAGCTGGATCACCTGCAATGTCCTCTCAGTGTTctgtagagctgtgtacctaaatacccgtacctgtaccgtacctaaaaaaatgtttaggtacaggtccggacccaaacatctgtgtacctgtacctgtacctaaacaaactaaatcactattaaacactactttttaagactgctggacaagtgaatcccgaatcaacaatgacaatcatATTATGGTAATAATCTTGcaattgaaacttaagaaaacttgcaaagaaattgttttgagattcaaatatgtaattccacatacaaagatgacaatttatcactagaaaagacagttagctacatgtttaatttagtaatacatatacttggttaaacttttttaggtataGGTGAAGGTTCGGACCTGTACCTAagcccgtgtacctgtacctgtgcccTAGTGTTCTGTGTTAATATGAAGAGCCTCCAAGTCCCTGAGGAAAATAAATCCACTCTCAATATATACACTATTAATCCTTAtgttcgttgttgttgtttgtccaGCCCTTTAAGCAGTAGTGCACAGCAGCAGCCTGGTGTGGGCAGTGACTGGACGCTGGACCAGTTCAAGGCAGTACTACAGACACTCAGGATAGTGGATGAAGGCCTGTTTGCTTAGGTAGCATCTAATCTTAAACTGGCATCTACTCTTATCATGCGTTGATGCAAGTAAGACATCTAGGTACTAGTAACAAAATGCTTCAAAGATAGCCTGGCCAAATCTATGgtagactggataccaggtttcatgtcatgtacatgtacattgtacatgtgcatagCATTTCCATAGTGGCAGTAGCCATTTTACCTTTCACCTCCTGCATtagcatgtacagtcaaacctgtccaagacgaccactctggggaccggaaaaaagcggtcgatttggacaggtggtcgctgagaagagtatcgactcaaaacatgcccgatgcaaagcataaatggtttccgttgtgtttgatggcaaatagcaagcacattgcaagcacgcaaagaagcgaggtctttaatgtcaaatagaacacgcacactgtaaatttaaccccaagcttttatcgagcttttatacgatacagtgttttaaagctcaagtatttgtacactaacgttttagacagtaagggaactttgatgctgtcagttactatACAAGCCTTCatgcgtcgctatgttcttgatctgaaataactacggtgcacctttctaATTCAaagcccggtacgtcccgatagcgtacttacccacgggtgaatgtacagtacagttggactaaagcactcacacgtacagatctttctttaaaaggtatgagctacacagatctttctttaaaaaagtatgaggctatatacgtttaagcattcgttcactttataatgatatagattaaaaaaaaaaaacttccgtaacaactaaattcggatttctCTCAACGATTGGCACCCAAAAATTACCTCTGTAAGGCGAGGGTTAGAGATATGAAAGCCACCTGTATGTGCCACaagatttactgtaaatgcagaaatgtttgcggtggattaatcgtgaatttaaaaccaccgcgaacatttttccataacagtaagagactacagtgcatggtgctaccgcgaaattaaaaccaccgcggaaagtccattttcccgctaccgcaaaatgaaatccctgcgaacttaaatgcatttacagtacttactaATAACTGGATTGTAACATACTAGTGTAGTAAATGCATCTACTAGTAGTTTATTTAGTGTATGTAAAATCAATGACATTGTGTACAATAGCAGTTTGAGCTTCTGTAAAACTGCCAAATACATTGGAGAGTTGTTCTATGCAATAGTTTCGAGTTGTCACTGGTATAGCCAAAAGTATCCTATAAAAGTGTGAAACATTGCTGTCAATTGTTTGTAAGTTGCCAATAAAGTTTTTGTGCATGACTGTGATGTTCAACAACTCTGATAtacaatacagtaactgtaaagctatgggaagaagaaattTTTCACAGTTTTTCTTTATGGTAAGGTCTTTCCAGGAACCATGCTGTCTTGTGAGATTTTGATGTCTATATGTGAATTATTTTATATTTATAAATGTGTGCATtgctttgtgattttttttattcaatgcagTGATGATTAGTGAGAGATGtatttgcttttatttcagTCCTCTCAATACAATCCGTCTTATTTGTGCATTCTTATTCTAAGaaagttttgattttgattgcaATGTACTGTTATATTGGCATATGTCAGTCCTATGAAAACATGTTGTGTGTCTGGTTACATGACAGACCCTAGCAAAAAATGCCTAATTTGGCTGACTGAAATTTTCCATTGGACATTCTAGATGGGAAAATTCAAAACACTATTTTAACAGCTTAATGTCTGAAGAAGTTCTGTGGTTGTAGATAACTGCATATTTTGTGTGTACCTGGACCTGCAGTTTTATAGTATGTTGTATGGTTTATTTTGTTGCATTACTTATTTTTCTACATATGGCCTGAATAAATAGAACTTACAATACGTTATGGCTATGGGACCATGTTTTTGTTACTAAGATAAAAGAGCTAGGGACTACAATGTTAACGTATTGTGAATTGCTTTGCCATGGGGTCAATTTGCTTGTTTAAATTAAAATCACGAAGGCTGAATATTTTTTTCGTCTTCAGGGCTTACTATTCCTAAACATCATTGATATGATGTACAAGTTCATTTGTGCAAACATTCTGATAATGAGTATCCTAGTGGCTTTTCATTCTACTGCAACGGAATTTCCGACTTCTGTATCTCGTAAACTCTGCATGCTATGGATATAAATTTTTGATCTTTTTCTGACGCAATGCCATGGCTGTATGGAAATTGAATCATGACCACTGTagtgatttttttaacaatCACTCATAATGTACTGTTTGTGTTGTACGTATCTGTTCTGTAGGTCATTGCCTTTTCGAGGAAACAGCCAAAGTAACCTGAGACAGTTGGTCACTGACACTGTTTTGCAACAAAACATTCCACCAACAGACAAAACCCACGCTACCAGAAAAGGGTAAACACAGGCCATAGATATAACCGTCAACTTTTTTGTCATCGTTTCCTCTAGCCTTGAAAAACGGCCTTCTCTCGACATTATGGAATCCCAATTTTGCTAGTTacgtgcgttttttttttattgaacttaCTGGTGATCAAATGACGGACAGAAAACAATCAGAAGTCGCagttgaagaaaaaagaaaaacaaggaaataaGCAATTGGAATGTTGCATTTACAAACGTCCCGTAAAGTCTGCAATTGAGGCTACGTTTCCTTGTAGCGGTGTAAGGTGTCACTCAGGTGCACCTTGAATTTGATCTTTTATTTGAACAATACCTGCTGCCCAGGATCCAATACTCAAGGCACGGGTAAAAATGTGCAAATTGGTAGTCTTTGCCttggaaaaaggaaaaaataagATTACTTAATTTCCCGTTAAAATCTCGGGGTGGGAAATCGCAATGATTTCTGAATACTTTCTTCtcattctttttttacttttgcatTTCTTACTGTTACTCGGCTCGGGGAGTATGAATGACTAACCAGGTGGTCAGAAAACGCTATGATCTTCCTTCCAACATTTACTTAGAGATTGAAATTCGTTTATATCATAATCCAGAAGATGAATATTGCATATCATGTCATTTGTTTAAGTTGTGCAACCTTTATCTCTATAACTTGACTTGCAATGTTTCCTGCAGTCCTTTATCATATTTTGGCCGGTGACAGATGTATAGAACGTATCAAATTATCCATATGAGCTGAAAAGTTTCGGGACTTCCCCCAACTCATTTGCATAGGTGAGACACAATGGAACGATTCGACGTCACCTGTCAGTCTTTACAGAGGACAAAGAGATAGGCCACGCCTACTCTTAAATATTTATAATAACACAATCTACCTGAATTTCAATAGGTTGACATATCTCTACACGGTGCATACTGTGTATTTTTCGCAGAAAACACGCctcttttgaaaagtgtccAACTCTCCAAAAGTTAAGATAGTAGCCTGTCGCGCGAGCTCTTACTCTGGACTGGGGCACACCTGCACACTGAGGCGGGGTAGTGTCGGTACCAAGGCCAGCAGTATCATTGGGCGCGTGCACAACACGGGAAGCTCGAGACAACTTCAACATGAAGTAAGTCTTACTCCAATCCAAGTCTTAACCAAAAGTTTTATAAATATATGTTCTtacttcatttattttttacttgaaattttcttgaaaatgtccAAAGCTTCTACTCTACGTTCCTGTCAAGGAGACGTCGATTTATGCTTCTACTCGTATCTTCCCTTATGCATGGAGCGAATTGCATCTTTCTGTGTGCATAGAAATTACGGCGATATCATCGAAGATTAGGGTTTTAGAACACCCGCTAACGTTTTTACCCAGGGCGCACACGCCTACCTTTAACCAGCTCGGCTGTTGCTTTAATGATATAACTGCTTTAATGATCgataatgaaatgttgaaaagcAGTTTATTGTACTGTTCAATCTGAACGCCATTTCCGTTTCATGCAAAATATCCAAAGAGATCCTCAAAAAGCAACCAAGAAACCACCATTACGCACACTGTGATCTGATATTCCTGGACATCATTGATATGTTGTACAAGTTGATTTGTGcaacaattatgataatgataatcttaGTGTCTTTTCATTGTGCTGCAGCGGAACCTTCGAGTTTTGTACCTCGGAATCTCGGCATAAATATGGGCATGCTATAGTTATCAATTTTTGATCTTGTTTTAATGCAATGATAGAgaatgaaaatagaaaataactCCATCATGACTACTGTAGTGATGAATTTTGAACAGAAATTTGGGAGTTGCTTGTTCACCACCCTGTCTCAAAGGCGAAACGTCGCAAGCCTAGCGTTATTCTATCGTCATTTCCATGGCAAACGCTCAGCAGAAAGTCACTCTCTTGTGTCTCCACAACGAACTTTCTCCGCAAGAACACGTTTTGCCACTTCCACGTAAACAAAAATTTCCTCTATAACCTACCTAttaggaggaagttccacaTTGACAGCTTCTGTCCAAAAACTACTTCGTCATGGAACAAGCTTCCACGGAATTACTTCCCTGTGGGCAACAATCCAAAACTTTTCAAGacaagggtaaacaaacatctttcttcagaatccagtactgtaacccaaaacgaATGAGTAGCTCgacgagccttgttttgcggtgaacctTACTGACCTAGTTAAAAAAAGTCACTCATTGTACTGTATAAGCGGTACGTGTTTTTCTGTAGGTCGTTTACCTTTCGACCTTTCGAGTAAAAAGCCAAAGTCATGCTCTGTAACCTGAGATAGATGGTTCATGGTGATTTGGTCACTGACACTGTTTTGGCCACGGAGGATTCAACCAGAAAAAAGGCAAACACAAACTAAACATAAATCATGTGACTCTCAACTGTTGTTCCTTTACTACACGCTCATATTATGCGGTTTTGATTGAAAGATAAGGGTGATGTTTTAGTTGATCATGATCAGGGAAGACAATCTCAACTACCCGTGTAAACATCGGCAAACAGATTTAGTCAGTAGTTTCCTCCAGCCTTAAGAGAAGGCTTCCCGTCGACATTATGGAATCTTAATTTTGCAGTGTGTTGATTGAAGTCAATTACTGGTGAAGAAATGACGGACAGAAAACAACTAGAATACctttaaaaaatacagttatatacgcacacacacacacacacacacacacacacacacacacacacacacacacacacacacacacaca
The window above is part of the Branchiostoma floridae strain S238N-H82 chromosome 14, Bfl_VNyyK, whole genome shotgun sequence genome. Proteins encoded here:
- the LOC118430622 gene encoding ran guanine nucleotide release factor-like codes for the protein MDMSGEGQGEEKSLYGGAMCAFLPPDAKDVSLLRDIPDNQEVFSHACTDQSFIIEIVEFQQVPDQQAAKYHFEDIASSNEAVGPDNCQVECVEQIPLDQTGMHQCSTAWLLSGKQEVTKFNEGVEARNCVNIYLALFRLPQHGTDILITFNDPTQISPLSSSAQQQPGVGSDWTLDQFKAVLQTLRIVDEGLFA